In Pseudomonas sp. PDM14, a genomic segment contains:
- a CDS encoding alpha/beta hydrolase family esterase, which yields MKIIRTALYLFLLLAALAAGLYAYFLYAPKPAQPALSATLQHERIELGGLQRDYAFYAPKNLPANAPLVFVLHGSLQTIDDIRSFSAYAFERLADQHGFIVVYPQGFEKNWNDCRRSADYPARAQNIDDKGLIAALIQRFAHQHGADPQRAFLTGYSNGGQLGLRIALENPTLLAGVAAFAANLPTDDNLACTPSGQAVPVLLMNGTRDPINPYNGGVVTLFGFGNRGSVRSSYESALYFANLAGYPIASVRSSTVWGDGEQRVTLDQWQADNRKEVALYSAIGGGHLLPQGDFRAPRLLGPTLSGFDGPQAIWDFFARQRPAPAQR from the coding sequence GTGAAAATAATAAGAACGGCCCTCTACCTCTTCCTTCTGCTCGCCGCCCTCGCGGCCGGGCTGTACGCCTATTTCCTCTATGCGCCCAAGCCCGCCCAACCGGCCTTGAGCGCCACACTGCAACATGAGCGCATCGAGCTTGGCGGCCTGCAGCGTGACTACGCCTTCTATGCACCGAAGAACCTGCCGGCCAATGCGCCGCTGGTGTTCGTCCTGCACGGCTCGCTGCAGACCATCGACGACATCCGCAGCTTCAGCGCCTACGCCTTCGAGCGCCTGGCCGACCAGCACGGTTTCATCGTCGTCTACCCCCAGGGTTTCGAGAAGAACTGGAACGACTGCCGGCGCAGCGCCGACTACCCGGCGCGCGCACAGAACATCGACGACAAGGGCCTGATCGCCGCGCTGATCCAGCGCTTCGCCCACCAGCACGGCGCCGACCCGCAGCGCGCCTTCCTCACCGGCTATTCCAACGGCGGCCAACTGGGCCTGCGCATCGCCCTGGAGAATCCGACGCTGCTGGCCGGTGTCGCCGCCTTCGCTGCCAACCTGCCGACCGACGACAACCTGGCCTGCACACCGTCCGGCCAGGCCGTGCCGGTGCTGCTGATGAACGGCACGCGCGACCCGATCAACCCGTACAACGGCGGCGTGGTCACCCTGTTCGGCTTCGGCAACCGCGGCAGCGTGCGCTCGTCCTACGAGTCGGCGCTGTACTTTGCCAACCTGGCCGGCTACCCCATCGCCTCGGTGCGCAGCAGCACGGTGTGGGGCGACGGTGAACAGCGCGTGACCCTCGACCAGTGGCAGGCCGACAACCGCAAGGAAGTGGCACTGTATTCAGCTATCGGCGGCGGCCACCTGCTGCCCCAGGGCGACTTCCGCGCGCCGCGCCTGCTCGGTCCGACCCTGTCCGGTTTCGACGGCCCCCAGGCCATCTGGGACTTCTTCGCTCGCCAGCGCCCCGCGCCGGCCCAACGCTGA
- a CDS encoding iron-containing alcohol dehydrogenase: protein MQPFSFATTAQILCESGSAVRLAELCRERGAHRVLIVTDPGITRFGLLDAVLPGFASAGVAVAVFDQVVADPPEVIVLNAVEQARALNAELIIGFGGGSSMDVAKLVALLAHPNCQQSLKDIYGVGNARGQRLPLIQVPTTAGTGSEVTQIAIITTGETTKMGVVSPLLLPDLAVLDADLTLGLPPAVTAATGIDAMVHAIEAYTSKLKKNPLSDLLAREALRLLAANLDEAVHNGQNREARQAMLLGALLAGQAFANAPVAAVHALAYPLGGHFHIPHGLSNALVLPHVLEFNASAATELYAELAPLLLGQRLQAGNTAQLTAQFIAELAQLSPRSGLPSRLRDAQVPEAMLEQLARDAMLQQRLLVNNPRDITEADALAIYRAAY, encoded by the coding sequence ATGCAGCCCTTCAGTTTCGCCACCACCGCGCAGATCCTCTGCGAGTCCGGCTCTGCCGTGCGCCTGGCCGAGCTGTGCCGCGAGCGCGGCGCGCACCGCGTACTGATCGTCACCGACCCCGGCATCACCCGCTTCGGCCTGCTCGATGCTGTGCTGCCCGGTTTCGCCAGCGCCGGCGTGGCCGTCGCGGTGTTCGATCAGGTGGTCGCCGACCCGCCCGAAGTCATCGTTCTGAATGCCGTCGAGCAGGCGCGTGCGCTGAACGCCGAGCTGATCATCGGCTTCGGCGGCGGCAGCTCGATGGACGTGGCTAAGCTGGTCGCCCTACTCGCCCACCCCAACTGCCAGCAGTCGCTGAAGGACATCTACGGCGTCGGCAACGCCCGTGGCCAGCGCCTGCCGCTGATCCAGGTGCCGACCACCGCCGGCACCGGCTCGGAGGTGACGCAGATCGCCATCATCACCACCGGCGAAACCACCAAGATGGGCGTGGTCTCGCCGCTGCTGCTGCCGGACCTGGCGGTGCTCGACGCCGACCTGACCCTCGGCCTGCCGCCAGCGGTGACCGCCGCCACCGGCATCGACGCCATGGTGCATGCCATCGAGGCCTACACCAGCAAGCTGAAGAAGAACCCGCTGTCCGACCTGCTGGCCCGCGAGGCGCTGCGCCTGCTCGCCGCCAACCTCGACGAGGCAGTGCACAACGGGCAGAACCGCGAGGCGCGCCAGGCCATGCTCCTCGGCGCCCTGCTCGCCGGCCAGGCCTTCGCCAATGCCCCGGTCGCCGCCGTGCACGCGCTGGCCTATCCGCTGGGTGGGCACTTCCACATTCCCCACGGGCTGAGCAACGCCCTGGTGCTGCCGCACGTGCTGGAATTCAACGCCTCGGCGGCCACCGAGCTGTACGCCGAACTGGCACCGCTGCTGCTCGGCCAGCGCCTGCAGGCCGGCAATACCGCGCAGCTGACCGCGCAGTTCATCGCCGAACTGGCCCAGCTCAGCCCACGCAGCGGCCTGCCCTCGCGCCTGCGCGACGCCCAGGTGCCGGAAGCCATGCTTGAGCAGCTGGCGCGCGACGCCATGCTCCAGCAGCGTCTGCTGGTGAACAATCCGCGCGACATTACCGAGGCGGACGCCCTGGCGATCTACCGCGCGGCGTATTGA
- a CDS encoding acyl-CoA thioesterase has product MSQPEHLRSDYAHFQPITTRWHDNDVYGHVNNVVYYGFFDSAVNTYLIEVGGLDIHDGNVVGFVVSSSCDYFASIAFPERIEVGLRVGKLGNSSVQYELAIFKADEDQACAAGRFVHVFVDRTSNRPVSIPDTLRTALARLLRD; this is encoded by the coding sequence ATGAGCCAACCTGAACACCTGCGCAGCGACTACGCGCACTTCCAGCCGATTACCACGCGCTGGCACGACAACGACGTCTACGGCCACGTCAACAACGTCGTCTACTACGGCTTCTTCGACAGCGCGGTGAACACCTACCTGATCGAAGTCGGCGGCCTGGATATCCATGATGGCAACGTGGTCGGCTTCGTCGTCAGTTCGTCGTGCGACTACTTCGCCTCCATCGCCTTCCCCGAGCGCATCGAGGTCGGCCTGCGCGTTGGCAAGCTGGGCAACAGCTCGGTGCAGTACGAGCTGGCCATCTTCAAGGCCGACGAAGACCAGGCCTGCGCCGCCGGCCGTTTCGTCCACGTCTTCGTCGACCGTACGAGCAACCGCCCGGTAAGCATTCCCGACACCCTGCGCACGGCACTCGCTCGCCTGCTGCGCGACTGA
- a CDS encoding acetyl-CoA C-acyltransferase — translation MQDAVIVSTARTPIAKAFRGAFNDLKSPSMAAVALRAAVERAGIEPGEIEDVIMGTAMQGGTASTNLARLSLLAAGLPLSVSGQTIDRQCASGLMAISIAAKQIMVDGMGVTIGAGQEQISLVQNTHMKWAAADFDPAVVKMAESAYMPMLQTAEIVAKRYNISREAQDAYSLESQKRTAAAQAAGLFANEIVPVTATKKLVDKESGAVSYQEVTLSLDEGNRPQTVLEDLTKLKPVIEGGCITAGNASQLSDGASASVLMSGALAAQRGIQPLGLYRGIAVAGLAPEEMGIGPVFAVPKLLKQHGLTVDDIGLWELNEAFACQVLYSAQKLGIDPAKLNVNGGAISIGHPYGMSGARMVGHALLEGKRRGVKYVVITMCVGGGMGAAGLFEVL, via the coding sequence ATGCAAGACGCCGTCATCGTTTCAACCGCCCGCACGCCGATCGCCAAAGCCTTCCGTGGTGCGTTCAACGACCTCAAATCGCCGTCGATGGCCGCTGTCGCCCTGCGCGCCGCTGTTGAGCGCGCCGGTATCGAGCCGGGCGAAATCGAAGACGTGATCATGGGCACCGCCATGCAGGGCGGCACGGCCTCGACCAACCTGGCGCGCCTGTCGCTGCTGGCCGCCGGCCTGCCGCTGTCGGTCAGCGGGCAGACCATCGACCGTCAGTGTGCCTCGGGCCTGATGGCCATCTCCATCGCCGCCAAGCAGATCATGGTCGACGGCATGGGCGTTACCATCGGCGCCGGTCAGGAGCAGATCAGCCTGGTGCAGAACACCCACATGAAGTGGGCCGCTGCCGACTTCGACCCAGCCGTGGTGAAAATGGCCGAAAGCGCCTACATGCCGATGCTGCAGACTGCCGAGATCGTCGCCAAGCGCTACAACATCAGCCGCGAAGCCCAGGACGCCTACTCCCTGGAATCGCAGAAGCGCACTGCCGCGGCCCAGGCTGCCGGCCTGTTCGCCAATGAAATCGTCCCGGTCACCGCCACCAAGAAGCTGGTCGACAAGGAAAGCGGCGCCGTCAGCTATCAAGAAGTCACCCTCAGCCTGGACGAAGGCAACCGCCCGCAAACCGTGCTGGAAGACCTGACCAAGCTCAAGCCGGTGATCGAAGGCGGCTGCATCACCGCCGGCAACGCCAGCCAGCTGTCCGACGGCGCCAGCGCCAGCGTGCTGATGAGTGGCGCCCTGGCTGCCCAGCGCGGCATCCAGCCACTGGGCCTGTACCGCGGTATCGCCGTGGCCGGTCTGGCCCCGGAAGAGATGGGCATCGGTCCGGTGTTCGCCGTGCCGAAACTGCTCAAGCAGCACGGCCTGACCGTCGACGACATCGGCTTGTGGGAGCTCAACGAAGCCTTTGCTTGCCAGGTGCTGTACAGCGCGCAGAAGCTTGGCATCGACCCGGCCAAGCTCAACGTCAACGGCGGTGCCATCTCCATCGGCCATCCCTACGGCATGAGCGGCGCGCGCATGGTCGGCCACGCCCTGCTGGAAGGTAAGCGTCGCGGCGTGAAGTACGTGGTCATCACCATGTGCGTCGGCGGCGGCATGGGTGCGGCCGGGCTGTTCGAGGTGCTGTAA
- a CDS encoding substrate-binding periplasmic protein — translation MPRAFLQPCCWAFALLVLGSAAHAQEPVPGELRVCQHEAGRYAYRIELANLILARTAASHGDLSIGPAQAEDPPQERCLLQLRDGEVDLAYVPPSAERLEHFDMLRFDIHAGMLGYRLLLIRRDDAARFAQVRSLEDLRQFRGGFVSQWSDFSRFALNGLPVVGTSRPENLLAMLGSHRFDYYHRAVHEAWPELDASASQYPNLMVEPNLALVYQLPVYFTFSRDNPALRERFEEGLRLIQADGSFQALLFRHFGKQVLRSRLNERRLLILENDLPEDLPAADSRFWLEN, via the coding sequence ATGCCCCGCGCCTTCCTCCAACCCTGTTGCTGGGCGTTCGCACTGCTGGTGCTGGGCAGTGCTGCGCACGCCCAGGAGCCTGTGCCGGGTGAGTTGCGCGTATGCCAGCACGAGGCCGGGCGTTATGCCTACCGCATCGAACTGGCCAACCTGATTCTGGCGCGCACGGCGGCCAGCCATGGCGACCTGAGCATCGGCCCGGCGCAGGCTGAGGACCCGCCGCAGGAGCGTTGCCTGCTGCAACTGCGCGATGGCGAAGTGGACCTGGCCTACGTGCCGCCGAGTGCCGAGCGCCTCGAACATTTCGACATGCTGCGCTTCGACATTCACGCCGGCATGCTCGGCTACCGCCTGTTGCTGATCCGCCGCGATGACGCTGCGCGCTTCGCCCAGGTGCGCTCCCTGGAGGACCTGCGCCAGTTCCGCGGCGGCTTCGTCAGCCAGTGGAGCGACTTCTCGCGCTTCGCCCTCAACGGCCTGCCGGTGGTCGGCACCTCACGCCCGGAAAACCTCCTGGCGATGCTAGGCAGCCACCGCTTCGATTACTACCACCGCGCCGTACACGAGGCCTGGCCGGAGCTGGATGCGAGCGCCAGCCAGTACCCGAACCTGATGGTCGAGCCGAACCTGGCGCTGGTCTACCAGTTGCCGGTGTACTTCACCTTCAGCCGCGACAATCCGGCCCTGCGCGAGCGTTTCGAGGAAGGCCTGCGCCTGATCCAGGCCGATGGCAGCTTCCAGGCCCTGCTGTTTCGCCACTTCGGCAAACAGGTGCTGCGCAGCCGGCTCAACGAGCGGCGCCTGCTGATTCTGGAAAACGACCTGCCGGAAGACCTGCCTGCTGCGGACAGCCGCTTCTGGCTGGAGAACTGA
- a CDS encoding ferrochelatase — protein sequence MTDHALLLVNLGSPDSTSVADVRRYLNQFLMDPYVIDLPWPVRRLLVSLILISRPAQSAHAYASIWWPEGSPLVVLSRRLQQAMQPHWPHGPVDLAMRYGELSIEKALLRLAAQGVKRVTLAPLYPQFADSTTTTVIEETRRVLRAHNLKLELEILAPFFDQPEYLDALVASAQPHLAQGFDHLLLSFHGLPESHIRKLVKDPKHSLTSATSAGVSAETLALCYRSQCLRTAEAFAARAGLQPGQWSVSFQSRLGRNKWIEPYTEARLDELGKAGVKKLLVMCPAFVADCIETLEEIGIRGQEQFQEAGGEELVLVPCVNDHPQWVQALASLCERAPLAR from the coding sequence ATGACAGATCATGCCCTGCTGTTGGTCAACCTCGGTTCCCCGGATTCCACCTCCGTGGCGGACGTGCGTCGCTACCTCAACCAGTTCCTCATGGACCCGTACGTCATCGATCTGCCATGGCCGGTGCGGCGCCTGCTGGTCTCGCTGATCCTGATCAGTCGCCCCGCGCAATCGGCGCATGCCTACGCCTCGATCTGGTGGCCGGAGGGCTCGCCGCTGGTGGTGCTCAGCCGTCGCCTGCAGCAGGCCATGCAGCCGCACTGGCCGCACGGCCCGGTCGACCTGGCGATGCGCTATGGCGAGCTGTCCATCGAGAAGGCGCTGCTGCGCCTGGCCGCGCAGGGAGTCAAGCGCGTGACCCTGGCGCCGCTGTACCCGCAGTTCGCCGACAGCACCACCACCACGGTGATCGAAGAAACCCGTCGGGTTCTGCGCGCGCACAACCTCAAGCTAGAGCTGGAAATCCTGGCACCGTTCTTCGATCAGCCCGAGTACCTCGACGCACTGGTCGCCAGCGCCCAGCCGCACCTGGCGCAAGGCTTCGATCACCTGCTGCTGAGCTTCCACGGCCTGCCGGAAAGCCACATCCGCAAGCTGGTCAAAGACCCGAAGCACAGCCTGACCAGCGCCACCAGCGCAGGCGTCAGCGCCGAGACTCTGGCCCTGTGCTACCGCAGCCAGTGCTTGCGCACCGCCGAGGCGTTTGCCGCCCGTGCTGGCCTGCAGCCGGGGCAATGGTCGGTGTCGTTCCAGTCGCGCCTGGGCCGCAACAAGTGGATCGAGCCCTATACCGAAGCGCGCCTTGATGAGCTGGGCAAGGCTGGGGTGAAGAAGCTGCTGGTGATGTGCCCGGCGTTCGTCGCCGACTGCATCGAGACCCTGGAGGAAATCGGCATTCGTGGCCAGGAGCAGTTCCAGGAAGCTGGCGGCGAAGAGCTGGTGCTGGTGCCGTGCGTCAACGATCACCCGCAATGGGTGCAGGCGCTCGCCAGCCTGTGTGAGAGGGCGCCGCTGGCCCGCTAA
- a CDS encoding TIGR01777 family oxidoreductase, which produces MHILLTGGTGLIGRPLCRHWLAQGHRLTVLSRTPQRVAERCGAEVRGIGTFAEYGDGPLDAVVNLAGAPIADRPWTHKRKALLWASRIGLTEQLLAWLGSRAQKPQVLISGSAVGWYGDAGERELPEDSPPVIEDFAAQLCGAWEETAQAAEALGIRVVLLRTGLVLAADGGFLKRLLLPFRLGLGGPIGNGRQWMSWIHLQDEIALIDFLLQQESARGPYNACAPQPLRNKAFAQSLGRALHRPALLPLPAPLLRVGLGELSGLLLGGQKALPEQALAAGFTFRFPDIDSALADLFKDAA; this is translated from the coding sequence ATGCACATCTTGCTGACCGGCGGTACGGGTTTGATCGGCCGCCCCTTGTGCCGCCACTGGTTGGCGCAGGGGCATCGACTCACGGTGCTCAGTCGTACGCCCCAGCGAGTCGCCGAGCGCTGTGGTGCCGAGGTGCGTGGCATCGGAACATTCGCCGAGTACGGTGACGGCCCGCTGGACGCGGTGGTCAACCTGGCCGGTGCGCCCATCGCCGACCGCCCGTGGACGCACAAGCGCAAGGCACTGCTGTGGGCCAGTCGCATCGGCCTGACCGAACAGCTGCTGGCCTGGCTTGGCAGCCGTGCGCAAAAGCCGCAGGTACTGATTTCCGGTTCCGCGGTAGGCTGGTACGGCGACGCCGGCGAGCGCGAACTGCCTGAAGACAGCCCGCCGGTGATCGAGGATTTCGCCGCGCAACTGTGTGGCGCCTGGGAAGAAACCGCACAGGCTGCCGAAGCATTGGGCATTCGCGTGGTGCTGCTGCGCACCGGGCTGGTTCTGGCGGCCGATGGCGGTTTTCTCAAGCGGTTGCTGCTGCCGTTCCGGCTCGGCCTCGGCGGGCCGATTGGTAACGGGCGGCAGTGGATGTCGTGGATTCACCTGCAGGATGAAATCGCCCTGATCGACTTTCTCTTGCAGCAGGAATCGGCACGCGGTCCCTATAATGCCTGCGCACCGCAACCGCTCCGTAACAAGGCGTTCGCACAATCGCTGGGCCGCGCGCTGCACCGCCCGGCACTGCTGCCGCTGCCGGCTCCGCTGCTGCGGGTCGGTCTGGGCGAGTTGTCCGGTCTGCTACTTGGCGGGCAGAAAGCCTTGCCCGAGCAGGCGCTGGCCGCTGGATTCACTTTTCGTTTTCCCGATATCGACTCGGCCCTGGCCGACCTTTTCAAGGATGCTGCATGA
- a CDS encoding NAD(P)/FAD-dependent oxidoreductase — MSAPIAIIGTGLAGLSAAQALHTAGLAVQLFDKSRGSGGRMASKRSDAGSLDLGAQYFTARDRRFMETVQQWQARGWVAEWDPQLYNSREGRLSPSPDEQVRWVGTPRMSAITRAMLGALPVHFSCRITEVFRGEQHWTLQDAEGQSHGPFSSVIIATPAPQATALLAATPKLASAAANVVMEPTWAVALSFATALDTPVEGCFVQDSPLDWLARSTSKPGRDANPDTWVLHASSAWSRQHLDLGKEAVIEQLLGAFAEMIGCAVPAPSNALAHRWLYARPASGHEWGALADADHGIYVCGDWCLSGRVEGAWLSGQEAARRLLEHRRE; from the coding sequence ATGAGCGCACCCATCGCCATCATCGGCACCGGCCTGGCCGGGCTCTCCGCCGCCCAGGCGCTGCACACCGCCGGGCTGGCGGTCCAACTCTTCGACAAGAGCCGCGGCAGCGGCGGACGCATGGCCAGCAAGCGCAGCGACGCCGGCTCGCTGGACCTCGGCGCCCAGTACTTCACCGCGCGCGACCGCCGCTTCATGGAAACCGTGCAGCAGTGGCAGGCGCGCGGCTGGGTGGCCGAGTGGGACCCCCAGCTGTACAACAGCCGCGAGGGCCGCCTCAGCCCCTCACCGGACGAGCAGGTGCGCTGGGTCGGTACGCCCCGCATGAGCGCGATCACCCGCGCCATGCTCGGCGCCCTGCCGGTGCACTTCTCCTGCCGCATCACCGAGGTCTTCCGCGGCGAGCAGCACTGGACTCTGCAGGACGCCGAGGGCCAGAGCCACGGCCCGTTCAGCAGCGTGATCATCGCCACCCCCGCGCCCCAGGCGACTGCCCTGCTCGCCGCCACGCCGAAGCTGGCCAGCGCCGCGGCCAACGTGGTCATGGAGCCGACCTGGGCCGTCGCGCTGAGCTTCGCCACGGCGCTGGATACCCCGGTCGAAGGCTGCTTCGTGCAGGACAGCCCGCTCGACTGGCTGGCGCGCAGCACCAGCAAGCCCGGCCGCGACGCCAACCCCGATACCTGGGTCCTGCACGCCAGCAGCGCCTGGAGCCGCCAGCACCTGGACCTGGGCAAGGAGGCGGTGATCGAGCAGCTGCTCGGTGCCTTCGCCGAGATGATTGGCTGCGCGGTGCCGGCGCCCAGTAACGCCCTGGCCCATCGCTGGCTCTATGCGCGCCCGGCCAGCGGCCACGAATGGGGTGCCCTCGCCGATGCCGACCACGGCATCTACGTCTGCGGCGACTGGTGCCTGTCCGGCCGTGTCGAGGGTGCCTGGCTCAGTGGCCAGGAAGCGGCCCGGCGCCTGCTGGAACATCGCCGTGAGTAA
- a CDS encoding TIGR02450 family Trp-rich protein, which yields MSNPHRLNPRKLLLSKWTACQPQNREKHFLVSELFCDEEGTVLQVELQAVLTRRSQRLDWQTLQDSERWQMGWR from the coding sequence GTGAGTAACCCGCACCGGCTCAACCCGCGCAAACTGCTGCTATCGAAGTGGACCGCGTGCCAGCCGCAGAACCGCGAGAAGCACTTTCTGGTCAGCGAGCTGTTCTGCGATGAAGAAGGCACGGTACTGCAGGTGGAACTGCAGGCCGTGCTCACCCGCCGCAGCCAGCGCCTGGACTGGCAGACCCTGCAGGACAGCGAGCGCTGGCAGATGGGCTGGCGCTAG
- the rlmF gene encoding 23S rRNA (adenine(1618)-N(6))-methyltransferase RlmF has protein sequence MRQKPPRPAPRPADAGKALLHPRNRHQGRYDFPALIKASPELGEFVILNPYGKESIDFANPVAVKVFNRALLRQLYGIQHWDIPEGYLCPPIPGRADYLHGLADLLAEDNGGEIPRGKPVRVLDVGTGANCIYPLIGHSDYGWRFLGSDIDPVALASARVIVQSNPGLAGAIELRQQTAPQHIFSGLLQPDERFDLTLCNPPFHASLDEATRGSQRKWKNLGKLDPARKLPVLNFGGQGAELWCVGGEAGFLQKMAEESAAAKYQVLWFSSLVSKASNLPLVQTALRKAGATSVRTVEMAQGNKQSRFVAWTFHSAEQRAAWLQSRNAS, from the coding sequence ATGCGCCAGAAACCGCCCCGCCCCGCCCCTCGCCCTGCCGATGCCGGCAAAGCGCTGCTGCACCCGCGCAACCGCCACCAGGGTCGCTATGACTTCCCCGCGCTGATCAAGGCCAGCCCGGAGCTGGGCGAGTTCGTCATCCTCAACCCGTATGGCAAGGAAAGCATCGACTTCGCCAACCCGGTGGCGGTCAAGGTGTTCAACCGCGCGCTGCTGCGCCAGCTCTACGGCATCCAGCACTGGGACATTCCCGAGGGCTACCTGTGCCCGCCGATCCCCGGTCGCGCCGACTACCTGCATGGCCTGGCCGACCTGCTGGCCGAGGACAACGGCGGCGAGATCCCCCGCGGCAAACCGGTACGCGTGCTCGACGTCGGCACCGGCGCCAACTGCATCTACCCGCTGATCGGCCACAGCGACTACGGCTGGCGCTTCCTCGGCTCGGACATCGACCCGGTCGCACTGGCCTCAGCACGGGTCATCGTGCAGTCCAATCCGGGCCTCGCCGGTGCCATCGAACTGCGCCAGCAGACCGCGCCGCAGCACATCTTCAGCGGCCTGCTGCAACCCGACGAGCGCTTCGACCTGACCCTGTGCAACCCGCCGTTCCATGCCTCGCTGGACGAAGCCACGCGCGGCAGCCAGCGCAAGTGGAAGAACCTCGGCAAGCTCGACCCGGCGCGCAAGCTGCCAGTGCTCAACTTCGGCGGCCAGGGTGCGGAGCTGTGGTGCGTCGGCGGCGAGGCCGGTTTCCTGCAGAAGATGGCCGAGGAAAGCGCCGCGGCAAAGTACCAGGTGTTGTGGTTCAGCAGCCTGGTGTCCAAGGCGAGCAACCTGCCGCTGGTGCAGACGGCGCTGCGCAAGGCCGGCGCCACATCCGTACGCACCGTGGAAATGGCCCAGGGCAACAAGCAGAGCCGCTTCGTCGCCTGGACCTTCCACAGCGCCGAGCAACGCGCCGCCTGGCTGCAATCGCGCAACGCGAGCTGA
- a CDS encoding IMPACT family protein codes for MPFTLRAPSEHREEIRKSRFLALAAPIASAEQAQSFIEAHSDRSASHNCWAWKCGNQYRFNDDGEPGGTAGRPMLAAIEGQDCDQVAVLVIRWYGGIPLGTGGLARAYGGSAAKCLQAGERVALVQRMQARCHVPFADLARVKARLDDWQALLEEETFDANGALLRLALPADQLETATHQLADLGRGRIRLQRLV; via the coding sequence ATGCCGTTCACCCTGCGCGCACCCAGCGAGCACCGCGAGGAAATCCGCAAGAGCCGCTTCCTCGCCCTCGCCGCGCCCATCGCCAGCGCCGAGCAGGCCCAGTCCTTCATCGAGGCGCACAGCGACCGCAGTGCCTCGCATAACTGCTGGGCCTGGAAGTGCGGCAACCAGTACCGTTTCAACGACGACGGCGAACCCGGCGGCACCGCTGGCCGGCCGATGCTGGCGGCCATCGAAGGGCAGGATTGCGACCAGGTGGCGGTGCTGGTGATCCGCTGGTACGGCGGCATCCCGCTCGGCACCGGCGGCCTGGCCCGCGCCTATGGCGGCAGCGCGGCAAAGTGCCTGCAGGCGGGCGAGCGAGTCGCCCTGGTGCAAAGGATGCAGGCGCGTTGCCATGTGCCATTCGCCGACCTGGCGCGGGTCAAGGCCCGGCTGGACGACTGGCAGGCATTGCTCGAAGAAGAGACGTTCGACGCCAACGGCGCCCTGCTGCGCCTGGCGTTGCCGGCGGATCAGCTGGAAACCGCCACCCACCAACTGGCCGACTTGGGGCGCGGGCGGATTCGCCTGCAGCGGTTGGTCTGA
- a CDS encoding Lrp/AsnC family transcriptional regulator, translating to MDKFDRQIIALLRADARTPVSQIAREVSLSRSAVSERIRQLEQGGVIQGYHARVVDPEAGAIKAFLELFYKDSRCAEFAARMRAFPEIRQCCGISGETDMLVFVEAASMARLAEIRDEIERFPGMQRVKTHMVVQDYAM from the coding sequence GTGGACAAGTTCGACCGCCAGATCATTGCCCTTCTGCGTGCCGATGCGCGCACCCCTGTCAGCCAGATCGCCCGCGAGGTGAGTCTGTCGCGCTCGGCCGTCAGTGAGCGGATTCGCCAGCTCGAACAGGGCGGCGTGATCCAGGGTTATCACGCCCGCGTGGTCGATCCCGAGGCAGGGGCGATCAAGGCCTTCCTCGAGCTGTTCTACAAGGACAGCCGCTGCGCGGAGTTCGCCGCGCGCATGCGCGCCTTTCCGGAGATCCGCCAGTGCTGCGGCATCAGTGGGGAAACCGACATGCTGGTGTTCGTCGAGGCAGCGAGCATGGCACGCCTCGCCGAAATCCGTGACGAGATCGAACGCTTCCCCGGCATGCAGCGGGTAAAGACACACATGGTGGTGCAGGACTACGCGATGTGA